Proteins co-encoded in one Zymomonas mobilis subsp. mobilis ATCC 10988 genomic window:
- a CDS encoding diacylglycerol/lipid kinase family protein: MVNQRIAVIVNPTAGKRRHHSVQRFVDYLEKANCEVLVKKTRFQGHATELARELADSGEYTHIVAAGGDGTIAEVAEGIVGSGVILCVLPIGTANVFAHELSIAFNEIQNAADIIKGHWVRLWPACLFNDGKRSLSIQMIGIGIDAHIVHHISSRLKRMIGKTAYLFQTIRSLWQYPFYEMLVSIEGRATEKATAVIISKGAFYAGNYRLLPWSKQKEKAFSVLLFQSPSKMSYLYAVAAFFMGKIADCKHIKIVKAEKVKIEANTRIPIQSDGDARGCTPATIEISTKALKVAIPA, from the coding sequence ATGGTTAATCAACGGATTGCGGTTATTGTTAATCCAACCGCAGGGAAAAGACGGCATCATTCCGTGCAGCGTTTTGTTGATTATCTCGAAAAGGCAAACTGCGAAGTTCTGGTAAAAAAAACCCGTTTCCAAGGTCATGCGACTGAATTAGCGAGAGAGTTAGCGGATTCTGGAGAATACACCCATATTGTCGCCGCTGGTGGTGATGGAACGATTGCTGAAGTGGCAGAGGGTATTGTCGGTTCAGGCGTTATTCTTTGCGTGCTTCCTATTGGGACAGCCAATGTCTTTGCCCATGAATTATCCATAGCTTTTAATGAGATTCAAAATGCCGCTGATATTATCAAAGGGCATTGGGTAAGGCTTTGGCCTGCTTGTCTTTTTAATGACGGGAAACGAAGTCTTTCAATCCAAATGATTGGCATCGGCATAGATGCCCATATTGTTCACCATATTTCATCTCGATTAAAGCGGATGATCGGTAAAACAGCCTATCTGTTCCAGACGATACGCTCTCTCTGGCAATATCCCTTTTATGAAATGTTGGTATCAATAGAGGGACGCGCAACAGAGAAGGCAACGGCTGTCATTATTTCAAAAGGCGCTTTCTATGCTGGAAATTATAGATTGCTGCCTTGGTCAAAACAGAAAGAAAAAGCCTTTTCTGTCCTGTTATTTCAGTCGCCTAGCAAAATGAGCTATCTTTATGCGGTTGCCGCTTTTTTTATGGGGAAGATTGCTGATTGTAAGCATATCAAGATTGTGAAGGCTGAAAAGGTAAAGATTGAGGCTAATACAAGAATTCCAATACAAAGCGATGGCGATGCAAGAGGATGCACCCCTGCAACGATAGAAATTTCAACCAAGGCTTTGAAAGTCGCCATTCCTGCGTGA
- a CDS encoding FUSC family protein — MLFNLRQAAFALNCYIAAMLGLYVSMRIGLERPFWAMTTVYIVSHPLTGAIRSKSFYRVIGSFLGATFVLAVVPKFDNAPLFLCMILGLWASFCIFIVVLDRSPRSYIFFLGIVTASVIGFLSVENPINVFHIASLRLQEICFGVVSAGFVHSVLFPHSVSNLLSRQLDQILHDCERWANHALAGDMTDIDAKDRQNLTVDLTNVHFLGTHIPYDTAGLRPTRMALAAVQDQIILLMPVIAAMEDRTREIDDAGGMSEEITAYVESVRQWVADPPVDDAAEASRLIARGNALGEKLKVENWRELLELNMIGRLRHLIEALQSTRLLVEAVSHPEDHPPAMIAALSSAHRVRSMHRDYGMAALTALTLFMVIMASSIFWIMTSWPNGSTGCLLAAMSFGLSAQAGDPVKQQGHYLLGAVIGVIVAGFYVFAIMTQIHEFELVMLTMFPVLFIIGYLTADQNYLPIVRPFMVVFNLTMAIHPAYSADFELYFNNGLAIITGCGISLVGFKVMRVIGADVMVRRLLQSGWRDLSATLKRPGAPDIVDWSSRMLDRIGLMAPRVSATGTDQNVIRDDGIRDLRIGICMLRLRQLAARVDENVRHQISTLAQAIAGYYDELSRSPNAESSDIILTDIDRVIDSFVDLHNSIDRREGLTALVSLRRNMFPDAPGFIKQRSPA; from the coding sequence ATGCTGTTTAATTTACGGCAGGCAGCTTTTGCGCTTAATTGTTATATAGCTGCAATGCTCGGCCTCTATGTCTCTATGCGGATTGGGCTTGAACGTCCTTTCTGGGCGATGACGACTGTCTATATCGTCAGTCATCCCCTTACGGGGGCTATACGTTCTAAATCATTTTATCGCGTCATTGGTTCCTTCCTTGGCGCTACTTTTGTTCTGGCCGTTGTGCCAAAATTTGATAATGCGCCCCTTTTTCTCTGTATGATTTTAGGGCTGTGGGCGTCTTTTTGTATTTTTATTGTTGTTCTCGACCGCTCACCGCGCTCTTATATTTTCTTTCTTGGTATCGTTACGGCCTCTGTTATCGGCTTTCTTAGCGTAGAAAACCCTATCAATGTTTTCCATATAGCCTCTCTTCGACTTCAGGAAATCTGCTTTGGGGTTGTATCGGCAGGCTTTGTTCATTCCGTGCTTTTTCCCCATTCCGTCAGTAATCTTTTATCGCGTCAATTGGATCAGATTCTCCATGATTGCGAACGCTGGGCTAACCATGCCTTGGCCGGAGATATGACGGATATTGATGCGAAAGACCGCCAAAATCTGACCGTTGACCTTACCAATGTCCATTTCCTTGGGACACATATCCCCTATGATACAGCGGGATTGCGGCCAACGCGTATGGCTTTGGCCGCGGTTCAGGATCAGATTATTCTTTTGATGCCTGTTATCGCCGCTATGGAAGATCGAACAAGAGAAATTGACGATGCAGGCGGTATGTCGGAAGAGATTACCGCCTATGTCGAATCTGTTCGGCAATGGGTCGCAGATCCCCCCGTTGATGATGCGGCAGAAGCCAGTCGTTTGATTGCGCGCGGCAATGCCTTGGGTGAAAAACTAAAGGTTGAAAATTGGCGCGAACTGCTCGAGCTGAATATGATCGGGCGACTGCGTCATTTGATCGAAGCCTTGCAATCGACCCGTTTGCTGGTCGAAGCCGTCAGCCATCCAGAAGATCATCCACCCGCCATGATTGCCGCTTTAAGTAGCGCCCATCGCGTTCGCTCAATGCATCGCGACTATGGTATGGCCGCTTTAACCGCTTTGACATTGTTTATGGTCATTATGGCCTCATCCATTTTCTGGATCATGACCAGTTGGCCAAATGGTTCGACCGGTTGCCTTTTGGCGGCGATGTCATTCGGTCTGTCGGCCCAGGCAGGTGACCCTGTTAAACAACAAGGGCATTATCTCCTCGGGGCTGTCATCGGGGTGATTGTCGCTGGTTTTTATGTGTTTGCCATCATGACACAAATTCATGAATTTGAATTGGTCATGCTGACGATGTTCCCTGTGCTGTTTATTATCGGCTATCTTACTGCCGATCAGAACTACCTGCCGATTGTTCGACCCTTTATGGTTGTCTTCAACCTAACAATGGCAATCCATCCGGCTTATTCTGCCGATTTCGAGCTTTATTTTAACAATGGTTTGGCCATTATTACCGGCTGCGGCATCTCCCTTGTCGGTTTCAAAGTAATGCGCGTTATCGGTGCCGATGTGATGGTCAGAAGGCTTCTGCAATCTGGGTGGCGTGATCTTTCGGCAACCTTAAAACGACCGGGCGCGCCCGATATCGTTGATTGGTCAAGCCGTATGCTCGATCGTATCGGTCTTATGGCACCGCGCGTTTCAGCAACAGGGACAGATCAGAATGTTATCCGCGATGATGGTATTCGCGATTTGCGTATCGGTATCTGTATGCTGCGCTTGCGGCAGCTGGCTGCTCGTGTTGATGAAAATGTCCGTCATCAAATATCCACTTTGGCGCAAGCCATTGCTGGCTATTATGACGAATTGTCACGGTCACCGAATGCTGAATCTTCGGATATCATTTTGACAGATATCGATCGTGTTATTGATAGCTTTGTGGATCTACATAATTCAATCGATCGCCGCGAAGGGCTGACCGCCTTGGTCAGCTTACGTCGCAATATGTTTCCTGATGCACCAGGGTTCATAAAACAACGGAGTCCGGCATGA
- a CDS encoding efflux transporter outer membrane subunit, whose amino-acid sequence MKLRRLSSLLTVTVLASLTAGCILGPKYKRSQNAAIERPTAKGNFVSSQNKALTRMPDLPDHWWHLYDEPQLDKLIEEAFAHNNDLKVAAADITRSTAALARARDAKRIGTNLNTWANYIEFSDQRYLVNSVNRPHIPDAFATSLDAIISYQVDYLGQLHRAIEAANADEEAVRSAYDMARVTVAANTAQAYVEVCATGHDIAITKELIALAERSTALIARMRSEGRAMTTDVRRQMAQEAQIKAALPQQVARKQVALFSLAVLTGRPPAEFPAEVANCEEEPILRQPIPVGDGESLLNRRPDIRSAEYRLRSATAEIGVAMGEMWPKITLGATAGSTGMASHMFGGHTREFNLGPGLSWQVPNRNRARAEILAAKSETRIAAAQFDQTVLNALKETEAALTTYTHDLDHRAEVALARDRAAAADKDIHRLFSLGRINALPVLDADRTLLQYEQQLVSSDGKISDDQIRIFLALGGGWSRDKAEIEREQKTGTAPSPRIVKAKGIIQQIGDITGIRAEIGKGGDLSHEKDAHTNNSNKAPEPVQPPKPLTNTQGVLNEEGELERPKE is encoded by the coding sequence GTGAAATTGCGGCGGCTATCATCACTGCTGACAGTAACCGTCTTGGCGTCACTGACAGCCGGATGTATTCTGGGGCCTAAATACAAGCGTTCACAAAATGCGGCTATTGAACGTCCGACAGCCAAAGGCAATTTTGTCAGTAGCCAGAATAAAGCGCTGACAAGAATGCCGGATTTGCCGGATCATTGGTGGCATCTTTATGACGAGCCTCAATTAGATAAGCTTATCGAAGAAGCCTTTGCCCATAATAATGATCTGAAGGTGGCGGCCGCCGATATTACGCGTTCAACGGCCGCCTTGGCACGGGCGCGTGATGCCAAACGCATCGGCACCAATCTGAACACATGGGCAAATTATATCGAATTTTCGGATCAACGATATTTGGTCAATAGTGTTAATCGACCGCATATCCCCGATGCCTTTGCTACTTCTTTAGACGCTATTATCTCTTATCAGGTTGACTATCTCGGTCAGCTGCATCGCGCTATTGAAGCGGCGAATGCTGATGAAGAAGCCGTCCGTTCTGCCTATGATATGGCGCGTGTTACGGTAGCCGCGAATACGGCACAGGCCTATGTCGAGGTTTGTGCCACGGGTCATGATATTGCGATTACCAAAGAGCTGATTGCTCTTGCTGAACGTTCAACCGCGTTGATTGCCCGTATGCGCTCGGAAGGGCGCGCTATGACCACGGATGTCAGACGGCAGATGGCACAGGAAGCCCAAATCAAGGCTGCCTTGCCGCAACAGGTTGCTAGAAAACAGGTCGCTCTTTTCAGTCTTGCCGTCTTAACCGGTCGTCCACCGGCAGAATTTCCGGCAGAAGTCGCGAATTGCGAAGAAGAGCCGATTTTGCGTCAACCAATACCGGTTGGTGATGGTGAAAGCCTGCTTAATCGTCGCCCCGATATTCGCAGTGCTGAATATCGCTTAAGATCAGCCACGGCTGAAATTGGCGTCGCTATGGGTGAAATGTGGCCTAAAATTACTCTAGGCGCCACCGCAGGCTCAACCGGTATGGCCAGCCATATGTTCGGTGGTCATACCAGAGAATTTAACTTGGGGCCGGGTCTTAGCTGGCAGGTGCCTAACCGAAATCGGGCGCGCGCTGAAATTTTGGCGGCCAAATCTGAAACCCGCATTGCTGCGGCTCAATTTGATCAGACTGTTTTAAATGCGCTGAAAGAAACCGAAGCCGCTCTTACAACCTATACCCATGATCTTGATCATCGGGCAGAGGTTGCCTTAGCCCGTGATCGCGCTGCGGCAGCGGATAAAGACATCCATCGTCTTTTCTCTCTTGGTCGTATCAATGCGTTACCCGTTCTCGATGCTGACCGGACGCTGTTACAATATGAGCAACAGCTCGTCTCTTCTGATGGCAAGATTTCAGATGATCAGATCAGAATCTTCTTGGCATTAGGTGGCGGTTGGTCACGGGATAAAGCCGAGATCGAACGCGAACAGAAGACGGGTACGGCGCCGTCACCTCGAATTGTCAAAGCGAAGGGTATCATCCAGCAAATTGGCGATATTACGGGTATTCGTGCTGAAATTGGCAAGGGTGGCGACTTATCTCACGAGAAGGACGCTCATACCAATAACAGCAACAAAGCACCGGAACCGGTTCAGCCCCCGAAACCTCTGACCAATACGCAAGGGGTTCTCAATGAAGAGGGCGAATTGGAAAGACCAAAAGAATAG
- the holA gene encoding DNA polymerase III subunit delta — protein MKSNRSQIDAAIAAIGRGQNAVILLYGPDIAQSRAIADQMNRFPEIEKIEISGAVLKNDPAILTDEAAAISLFSAARYLRVEASGDEILAALQLLIDIPAINNSVIIVTGNLKRESKLLKLALADKKILACASYLPEGENANRLVIALGEEKGLRIRPDIAQKLAIYAENNRALLVSEIEKYALYLNSDKNNPQELTHEVISLIGADNNEGNLARLTGIFFSKNTALLEQELASLSDVGIEPILLIRVLLRRALLLADLAGLLSKGLSIQKVIESAGRKIFWKEKGEIAKALSLWRIHQINQLITFLVSLECQIKQGKMIGAFYVEQQLLLLISRLS, from the coding sequence GTGAAAAGTAACCGCTCACAAATTGATGCTGCTATTGCGGCTATTGGCCGCGGGCAGAATGCTGTTATTCTTCTCTACGGGCCCGATATCGCACAATCTCGCGCCATCGCTGACCAAATGAACCGCTTTCCTGAAATTGAAAAAATAGAAATTTCAGGGGCGGTACTCAAAAATGATCCGGCTATTTTAACGGATGAAGCGGCGGCGATTTCTCTCTTCAGTGCCGCACGTTATCTTCGGGTGGAAGCAAGTGGCGACGAAATTCTGGCTGCGCTTCAATTATTGATAGATATTCCAGCTATCAATAATTCGGTAATTATTGTCACAGGTAATCTCAAACGAGAATCCAAACTCCTGAAACTAGCTTTGGCTGATAAAAAGATATTGGCCTGTGCGAGTTATCTTCCCGAAGGAGAGAATGCCAACCGTCTAGTTATAGCACTTGGGGAAGAAAAAGGCCTGCGGATCAGGCCGGATATCGCGCAAAAACTGGCGATATATGCAGAAAATAATCGGGCATTACTGGTCTCTGAAATTGAAAAATACGCCCTCTATCTCAATAGTGACAAAAATAACCCTCAAGAATTGACCCATGAGGTTATCAGCTTGATTGGGGCTGATAACAATGAAGGCAATTTGGCACGCTTGACGGGAATATTCTTTTCAAAAAATACAGCGCTTCTTGAGCAAGAATTAGCAAGCCTTTCAGATGTCGGGATTGAACCGATCCTACTTATTAGGGTTTTGTTGCGTCGAGCCTTACTGCTGGCTGATTTAGCTGGATTACTGTCAAAAGGGCTTTCGATTCAAAAGGTCATCGAATCTGCTGGCCGAAAAATTTTCTGGAAAGAAAAGGGCGAAATCGCCAAAGCCTTATCTCTCTGGCGGATTCATCAAATCAACCAACTTATTACTTTTCTGGTTTCTCTGGAATGTCAGATAAAACAGGGAAAGATGATTGGGGCATTTTATGTGGAACAGCAATTATTGCTATTGATAAGTCGTCTTTCATAA
- a CDS encoding DUF1656 domain-containing protein, translating into MITGEFDIVGVYMHPLVVGAAIAIMITQLLTLLLSKLNLYRFVWHRGLFDTAMLIVVWGIITGYIAVAGNPMAFFRL; encoded by the coding sequence ATGATAACGGGAGAATTTGATATTGTGGGTGTTTATATGCACCCACTTGTCGTAGGCGCCGCTATTGCGATCATGATTACTCAGCTTCTTACTTTGTTGCTCAGTAAACTAAATCTTTATCGTTTCGTCTGGCATCGCGGTTTATTTGATACCGCAATGCTGATCGTTGTTTGGGGTATAATTACCGGCTATATTGCTGTGGCCGGTAACCCTATGGCTTTTTTTCGCTTGTAG
- the lptE gene encoding LPS assembly lipoprotein LptE — protein MDFSKPSRLALLLFLCMPLPACGLHPLYKGGKSGPVAKTLGAVHVASIPGKPGYLLHGALQDRLMPENGLRPRYQLEVEVDDHIEGLGVRRDNTVNRERRTLRARYRLIDLRDNQVVVDATASSDSGIDVVSSEYATIAAEDTALEQITENVADQIVTHLALYAERRDKADHLPNAATPAPSETPHNQAVQAVKPQNIS, from the coding sequence ATGGATTTTAGCAAACCGTCCAGATTAGCACTTCTGTTGTTTCTTTGCATGCCACTGCCTGCTTGTGGCCTGCATCCTCTTTACAAGGGGGGCAAATCTGGTCCGGTTGCTAAAACCCTAGGTGCCGTCCATGTTGCGTCGATCCCCGGAAAACCGGGCTATTTGTTACATGGGGCGTTGCAAGACCGACTTATGCCAGAAAATGGCCTGCGTCCTCGTTATCAACTAGAAGTTGAAGTTGACGATCACATCGAAGGTTTGGGTGTCAGACGAGATAACACGGTCAACCGTGAAAGACGGACATTGCGGGCGCGTTATCGTTTGATTGATCTTCGCGATAATCAGGTCGTTGTTGATGCCACGGCTTCATCGGACTCTGGTATTGACGTGGTCAGTTCCGAATATGCAACTATCGCGGCAGAAGATACTGCCCTTGAGCAGATCACTGAAAATGTGGCCGATCAGATTGTAACCCATTTGGCGCTTTACGCCGAAAGACGCGACAAAGCCGATCATCTTCCGAATGCGGCTACGCCAGCCCCCTCTGAAACGCCGCATAATCAGGCGGTTCAGGCTGTCAAACCGCAAAATATTTCCTAA
- a CDS encoding efflux RND transporter periplasmic adaptor subunit, with translation MDRRSVLRVLVTLFVVLVAVWVSLRMWFYYEREPWTRDGRVQVDVENVTPDVSGLVTDVLVRENQYVTAGTPLFIVDRVRFRLALEAAEAEVANVASRLEQAERENRRNIRLGDLVSTEILEQGASKVDELAAELERAKANLNTARVNVVRSVVRASVDGWITNFSLRPGNYATSGRPEFALLDRHSLRVVGYFEETKLPRIRVGDKVSIRLMGEKKIIEGHVDSLARGIADRELNPTSSLMANVNPTFTWVRLPQRIPVRIAIDHVPEGIRLVAGRTATVSVHYNSHIRPILPPSITGGVPEVLEDRTVSDSVVKTLENNATETVTNTSETKVTVDPKTAQTQAPSRQVTTVQKTVKKTEEHAR, from the coding sequence ATGGATCGGAGATCCGTCCTACGCGTTCTTGTAACGCTGTTTGTCGTTTTAGTGGCCGTTTGGGTCAGCCTGCGAATGTGGTTCTACTATGAACGTGAACCATGGACACGCGATGGTCGCGTGCAGGTCGATGTTGAAAATGTGACGCCCGATGTTTCCGGTTTGGTCACGGATGTCCTTGTCCGTGAAAACCAATATGTGACAGCAGGAACGCCACTCTTTATCGTTGATCGGGTTCGTTTTCGTTTGGCCTTAGAAGCCGCCGAGGCCGAAGTTGCCAATGTCGCTTCCCGTCTCGAACAGGCTGAACGTGAAAACCGGCGTAATATCCGGCTTGGCGATTTGGTCTCGACCGAAATTCTGGAACAAGGCGCTTCCAAGGTCGATGAGCTGGCTGCTGAACTCGAAAGAGCCAAAGCCAATCTCAATACGGCTCGCGTTAATGTGGTTCGTTCAGTTGTTCGCGCCTCTGTTGATGGCTGGATCACGAATTTCTCCCTTCGCCCCGGTAACTATGCTACGTCAGGCCGGCCTGAATTCGCGCTTTTGGATCGCCATTCTTTGCGTGTTGTCGGTTATTTTGAAGAAACCAAATTACCCCGTATCCGTGTCGGTGATAAAGTTTCCATCCGCTTGATGGGTGAAAAGAAGATCATCGAAGGCCATGTGGATTCACTGGCTCGCGGTATTGCTGACCGTGAACTTAACCCCACTTCATCTTTGATGGCTAACGTCAACCCAACCTTTACATGGGTTCGTTTGCCGCAACGTATTCCTGTTCGTATTGCTATCGACCATGTGCCGGAAGGTATTCGTTTGGTCGCAGGTAGAACGGCGACTGTCTCCGTTCACTATAACTCACATATTCGGCCGATTTTGCCGCCTTCTATTACAGGTGGTGTGCCTGAAGTGTTAGAAGACAGAACTGTCTCTGATAGTGTGGTCAAGACGCTTGAAAATAATGCGACTGAAACTGTCACCAACACTTCGGAAACCAAGGTAACGGTAGACCCAAAAACGGCGCAAACGCAGGCTCCCAGCCGCCAGGTAACCACTGTCCAAAAGACAGTGAAAAAAACTGAGGAGCATGCAAGGTGA
- a CDS encoding JAB domain-containing protein, which produces MKLSFAIDDRHIMKRYQGCVRCLEDAIDLFKWRFVGLDIEQIYIAYLTAEGNILAVIGENVGDCLASYLDIRNILRHAIILSADSLILAHNHPSGDPTPSYMDRDTTKRLALVTRMAGIKLLDHLIFANKKCQSFHSIGLL; this is translated from the coding sequence ATGAAACTTTCATTTGCCATTGACGATCGGCATATTATGAAGCGTTATCAAGGATGCGTCCGGTGCCTTGAAGATGCGATCGATTTGTTTAAGTGGCGCTTCGTTGGGTTAGATATTGAACAGATTTATATCGCTTATCTGACCGCCGAAGGTAATATTCTTGCTGTTATCGGAGAAAATGTCGGCGACTGCCTGGCATCCTATTTGGACATCCGGAATATTTTGAGACATGCCATTATTTTGAGTGCTGATAGTCTTATTCTGGCTCATAATCACCCAAGTGGTGACCCTACGCCTAGCTATATGGATAGGGATACAACAAAAAGATTAGCCCTTGTAACGCGTATGGCCGGTATAAAATTATTGGATCATCTTATTTTTGCGAATAAAAAATGCCAGAGCTTTCATAGCATAGGTCTTTTATAA
- the leuS gene encoding leucine--tRNA ligase: protein MSESGFSQRFNPHVVDGRWQKKWEESGCFHAKDNSDRPHSYILEMFPYPSGRIHMGHVRNYTMGDVLARYYRMKGHEVLHPMGWDAFGMPAENAAMERKIHPREWTMSNIATMREQLKRIGFAIDWSRELATCEPSYYGQEQALFLDLYKAGLVYRKESAVNWDPIDNTVLANEQVIDGRGWRSGALVERKKLNQWFLKITEFADDLLDGLKDLDQWPEKVRSMQENWIGRSQGMQFHFNFEVAPEGFDKIEVFTTRPDTLFGASFVAIACDHPIAKALAEKTAALPEFIADCQKMGTAAEDIETAEKKGFDTGLSLVHPLNPELKLPLFVANFVLMDYGTGAVFGCPAHDQRDLDFALKYNLPVKRVVAPSEAESNEAIGDKADTRAGIIVNSFFLDGLSSEEAKKTVIARAEKEGWGKGTTVFRLRDWGVSRQRYWGTPIPIIHCDSCGAVPVPKDQLPVTLPDDINFDKPGNPLERHPTWKNVTCPKCGKPARRETDTLDTFVDSSWYFIRFASQPDDKPFDKATAEKWLPVGQYIGGVEHAILHLLYARFWTRALQSIGRLDIKEPFTGLFTQGMVTHETYKDPEGHWLSPEQIHKDEAGIFLTESGEKVTVGRVEKMSKSKKNVVEPAPILDQYGADAVRWFMLSDSPPERDLAWTEAGIEGCWRFMQRLWRVAAIASEEASAGIDKDLQHRLHCSIKEVGEAIEGLSFNKAIAKIHDLVNAIEKAKASATRKEAALTLFRLVAPMVPHLSEEAWHLLEKEGFVAEASWPEFDPALTVEDEITIAVQVNGKLRDTLTVARDMPKDEAEKLALASEKVIKMLEGRSPKKVIVVPNRLVNIVA from the coding sequence ATGAGTGAGTCTGGTTTTTCCCAGCGTTTTAATCCGCATGTAGTTGATGGCCGCTGGCAAAAAAAATGGGAAGAAAGCGGCTGCTTCCACGCGAAAGACAATTCAGACCGGCCACATAGCTATATTCTCGAAATGTTTCCGTATCCTTCGGGGCGGATTCATATGGGACATGTCCGTAACTATACCATGGGCGATGTGCTGGCGCGTTATTACCGGATGAAAGGCCATGAAGTCCTGCACCCGATGGGGTGGGATGCTTTCGGTATGCCTGCTGAAAACGCTGCGATGGAACGGAAAATCCATCCGCGTGAATGGACGATGTCTAATATTGCGACGATGCGGGAACAGTTAAAACGCATTGGTTTTGCTATCGATTGGAGCCGTGAACTCGCGACCTGCGAACCGTCCTATTATGGCCAAGAGCAAGCCTTGTTCCTTGACCTTTACAAGGCTGGCCTCGTTTATCGCAAAGAATCGGCAGTTAACTGGGATCCCATTGATAATACGGTGCTCGCCAATGAACAGGTGATTGATGGGCGCGGCTGGCGTTCCGGTGCCTTGGTTGAAAGAAAAAAACTCAATCAGTGGTTCTTAAAGATCACCGAATTTGCGGATGATCTTCTTGATGGCCTGAAAGACCTCGATCAATGGCCTGAAAAAGTCCGGTCGATGCAGGAAAACTGGATCGGTCGCAGTCAGGGCATGCAGTTTCATTTCAATTTTGAAGTGGCACCGGAAGGCTTTGACAAAATCGAAGTCTTTACCACGCGCCCCGATACGCTTTTTGGTGCCAGCTTTGTCGCTATTGCTTGCGATCATCCGATCGCCAAAGCCTTGGCAGAAAAAACCGCAGCTCTTCCCGAATTTATCGCCGATTGCCAGAAAATGGGCACCGCCGCGGAAGATATCGAAACCGCCGAGAAAAAAGGCTTCGATACTGGCCTGTCACTTGTTCATCCGCTGAATCCTGAATTAAAATTGCCGCTTTTTGTCGCCAATTTCGTTCTGATGGATTACGGCACGGGGGCAGTGTTCGGCTGTCCGGCGCATGATCAGCGCGATCTTGATTTTGCGCTGAAATATAACCTGCCGGTTAAACGGGTCGTTGCGCCTTCCGAAGCTGAAAGCAACGAAGCCATTGGCGACAAAGCTGACACCCGCGCGGGCATTATAGTCAATTCGTTTTTCCTCGATGGTCTTTCCAGCGAAGAAGCTAAAAAAACGGTTATTGCTCGCGCCGAAAAAGAAGGCTGGGGTAAAGGCACCACGGTTTTCCGGTTAAGAGACTGGGGCGTTTCTCGTCAGCGCTATTGGGGTACCCCAATACCGATTATCCATTGCGATAGTTGTGGCGCGGTTCCGGTTCCCAAAGATCAATTACCGGTTACCTTACCTGATGACATCAATTTCGATAAACCGGGCAATCCGCTGGAACGTCATCCGACATGGAAGAATGTCACTTGCCCGAAATGTGGGAAGCCTGCCCGTCGGGAAACGGATACGCTTGACACTTTCGTCGATTCTTCATGGTATTTCATTCGTTTCGCCAGTCAGCCAGATGACAAACCTTTTGATAAAGCAACCGCTGAAAAATGGTTGCCAGTCGGGCAGTATATCGGCGGCGTAGAACATGCCATTTTGCATCTTCTTTATGCCCGTTTCTGGACACGCGCCTTACAGTCTATTGGACGGCTTGATATCAAAGAGCCTTTCACCGGTCTGTTTACTCAAGGCATGGTAACCCATGAAACCTATAAAGACCCCGAAGGCCATTGGCTGTCACCCGAACAGATTCATAAAGATGAAGCGGGTATCTTCTTAACAGAATCCGGCGAAAAAGTGACCGTCGGCCGCGTTGAAAAGATGTCCAAATCGAAAAAGAATGTGGTCGAACCGGCGCCTATTCTCGACCAATACGGGGCGGATGCGGTGCGTTGGTTCATGCTTTCCGACAGCCCGCCCGAACGTGATCTGGCTTGGACAGAAGCCGGTATTGAAGGCTGCTGGCGCTTTATGCAGCGTTTGTGGCGTGTCGCTGCTATCGCAAGCGAAGAGGCTTCCGCTGGAATCGACAAGGATTTACAGCATCGCCTTCATTGCTCGATAAAAGAAGTTGGCGAAGCCATCGAAGGCCTGTCTTTCAATAAAGCCATCGCCAAGATTCATGATCTGGTCAATGCGATCGAAAAAGCCAAGGCTTCAGCAACCCGCAAGGAAGCTGCTTTGACTTTATTCCGCTTGGTAGCTCCGATGGTGCCGCATCTTTCGGAAGAAGCATGGCATCTTCTGGAGAAAGAAGGTTTTGTTGCCGAAGCCAGTTGGCCTGAATTTGATCCGGCACTGACGGTCGAAGACGAAATAACTATTGCCGTTCAGGTCAATGGTAAATTAAGGGACACCTTAACCGTCGCTCGGGATATGCCCAAGGATGAAGCCGAAAAATTGGCATTGGCTTCGGAAAAAGTGATTAAAATGTTGGAAGGCCGCTCACCGAAAAAAGTGATCGTTGTGCCTAACCGACTGGTCAATATTGTCGCGTAA